Proteins co-encoded in one Homo sapiens chromosome 6 genomic scaffold, GRCh38.p14 alternate locus group ALT_REF_LOCI_3 HSCHR6_MHC_DBB_CTG1 genomic window:
- the GABBR1 gene encoding gamma-aminobutyric acid type B receptor subunit 1 isoform c precursor (isoform c precursor is encoded by transcript variant 3) gives MLLLLLLAPLFLRPPGAGGAQTPNATSEGCQIIHPPWEGGIRYRGLTRDQVKAINFLPVDYEIEYVCRGEREVVGPKVRKCLANGSWTDMDTPSRCVNRTPHSERRAVYIGALFPMSGGWPGGQACQPAVEMALEDVNSRRDILPDYELKLIHHDSKCDPGQATKYLYELLYNDPIKIILMPGCSSVSTLVAEAARMWNLIVLSYGSSSPALSNRQRFPTFFRTHPSATLHNPTRVKLFEKWGWKKIATIQQTTEVFTSTLDDLEERVKEAGIEITFRQSFFSDPAVPVKNLKRQDARIIVGLFYETEARKVFCEVYKERLFGKKYVWFLIGWYADNWFKIYDPSINCTVDEMTEAVEGHITTEIVMLNPANTRSISNMTSQEFVEKLTKRLKRHPEETGGFQEAPLAYDAIWALALALNKTSGGGGRSGVRLEDFNYNNQTITDQIYRAMNSSSFEGVSGHVVFDASGSRMAWTLIEQLQGGSYKKIGYYDSTKDDLSWSKTDKWIGGSPPADQTLVIKTFRFLSQKLFISVSVLSSLGIVLAVVCLSFNIYNSHVRYIQNSQPNLNNLTAVGCSLALAAVFPLGLDGYHIGRNQFPFVCQARLWLLGLGFSLGYGSMFTKIWWVHTVFTKKEEKKEWRKTLEPWKLYATVGLLVGMDVLTLAIWQIVDPLHRTIETFAKEEPKEDIDVSILPQLEHCSSRKMNTWLGIFYGYKGLLLLLGIFLAYETKSVSTEKINDHRAVGMAIYNVAVLCLITAPVTMILSSQQDAAFAFASLAIVFSSYITLVVLFVPKMRRLITRGEWQSEAQDTMKTGSSTNNNEEEKSRLLEKENRELEKIIAEKEERVSELRHQLQSRQQLRSRRHPPTPPEPSGGLPRGPPEPPDRLSCDGSRVHLLYK, from the exons atgttgctgctgctgctactggcGCCACTCTTCCTCCGCCCCCCGGGCGCGGGCGGGGCGCAGACCCCCAACGCCACCTCAGAAG GTTGCCAGATCATACACCCGCCCTGGGAAGGGGGCATCAGGTACCGGGGCCTGACTCGGGACCAGGTGAAGGCTATCAACTTCCTGCCAGTGGACTATGAGATTGAGTATGTGTGCCGGGGGGAGCGCGAGGTGGTGGGGCCCAAGGTCCGCAAGTGCCTGGCCAACGGCTCCTGGACAGATATGGACACACCCAGCCGCTGTG TGAATCGAACGCCACACTCAG AACGGCGCGCAGTGTACATCGGGGCACTGTTTCCCATGAGCGGGGGCTGGCCAGGGGGCCAGGCCTGCCAGCCCGCGGTGGAGATGGCGCTGGAGGACGTGAATAGCCGCAGGGACATCCTGCCGGACTATGAGCTCAAGCTCATCCACCACGACAGCAAG TGTGATCCAGGCCAAGCCACCAAGTACCTATATGAGCTGCTCTACAACGACCCTATCAAGATCATCCTTATGCCTGGCTGCAGCTCTGTCTCCACGCTGGTGGCTGAGGCTGCTAGGATGTGGAACCTCATTGTG CTTTCCTATGGCTCCAGCTCACCAGCCCTGTCAAACCGGCAGCGTTTCCCCACTTTCTTCCGAACGCACCCATCAGCCACACTCCACAACCCTACCCGCGTGAAACTCTTTGAAAAGTGGGGCTGGAAGAAGATTGCTACCATCCAGCAGACCACTGAGGTCTTCACTTCG ACTCTGGACGACCTGGAGGAACGAGTGAAGGAGGCTGGAATTGAGATTACTTTCCGCCAGAGTTTCTTCTCAGATCCAGCTGTGCCCGTCAAAAACCTGAAG CGCCAGGATGCCCGAATCATCGTGGGACTTTTCTATGAGACTGAAGCCCGGAAAGTTTTTTGTGAG GTGTACAAGGAGCGTCTCTTTGGGAAGAAGTACGTCTGGTTCCTCATTGGGTGGTATGCTGACAATTGGTTCAAGATCTACGACCCTTCTATCAACTGCACAGTGGATGAGATGACTGAGGCGGTGGAGGGCCACATCACAACTGAGATTGTCATGCTGAATCCTGCCAATACCCGCAGCATTTCCAACATG ACATCCCAGGAATTTGTGGAGAAACTAACCAAGCGACTGAAAAGACACCCTGAGGAGACAGGAGGCTTCCAGGAGGCACCGCTGGCCTATGATGCCATCTGGGCCTTGGCACTGGCCCTGAACAAGACATCTGGAGGAGGCGGCCGTTCTGGTGTGCGCCTGGAGGACTTCAACTACAACAACCAGACCATTACCGACCAAATCTACCGGGCAATGAACTCTTCGTCCTTTGAGGGTGTCTCT GGCCATGTGGTGTTTGATGCCAGCGGCTCTCGGATGGCATGGACGCTTATCGAGCAGCTTCAGG GTGGCAGCTACAAGAAGATTGGCTACTATGACAGCACCAAGGATGATCTTTCCTGGTCCAAAACAGATAAATGGATTG GAGGGTCCCCCCCAGCTGACCAGACCCTGGTCATCAAGACATTCCGCTTCCTGTCACAGAAACTCTTTATCTCCGTCTCAgttctctccagcctgggcattgtCCTAGCTGTTGTCTGTCTGTCCTTTAACATCTACAACTCACATGTCCG TTATATCCAGAACTCACAGCCCAACCTGAACAACCTGACTGCTGTGGGCTGCTCACTGGCTTTAGCTGCTGTCTTCCCCCTGGGGCTCGATGGTTACCACATTGGGAGGAACCAGTTTCCTTTCGTCTGCCAG gCCCGCCTCTGGCTCCTGGGCCTGGGCTTTAGTCTGGGCTACGGTTCCATGTTCACCAAGATTTGGTGGGTCCACACGGTCTtcacaaagaaggaagaaaagaaggagtgGAGGAAG ACTCTGGAACCCTGGAAGCTGTATGCCACAGTGGGCCTGCTGGTGGGCATGGATGTCCTCACTCTCGCCATCTGGCAGATCGTGGACCCTCTGCACCGGACCATTGAG ACATTTGCCAAGGAGGAACCTAAGGAAGATATTGACGTCTCTATTCTGCCCCAGCTGGAGCATTGCAGCTCCAGGAAGATGAATACATGGCTTG GCATTTTCTATGGTTACaaggggctgctgctgctgctgggaatCTTCCTTGCTTATGAGACCAAGAGTGTGTCCACTGAGAAGATCAATGATCACCGGGCTGTGGGCATGGCTATCTACAATGTGGCA GTCCTGTGCCTCATCACTGCTCCTGTCACCATGATTCTGTCCAGCCAGCAGGATGCAGCCTTTGCCTTTGCCTCTCTTGCCATAGTTTTCTCCTCCTATATCACTCTTGTTGTGCTCTTTGTGCCCAAG ATGCGCAGGCTGATCACCCGAGGGGAATGGCAGTCGGAGGCGCAGGACACCATGAAGACAGGGTCATCGACCAACAACAACGAGGAGGAGAAGTCCCGGCTGTTGGAGAAGGAGAACCGTGAACTGGAAAAGATCATTGCTGAG AAAGAGGAGCGTGTCTCTGAACTGCGCCATCAACTCCAGTCTCGGCAGCAGCTCCGCTCCCGGCGCCACCCACCGACACCCCCAGAACCCTCTGGGGGCCTGCCCAGGGGACCCCCTGAGCCCCCCGACCGGCTTAGCTGTGATGGGAGTCGAGTGCATTTGCTTTATAAGTGA
- the GABBR1 gene encoding gamma-aminobutyric acid type B receptor subunit 1 isoform X7, with protein MPGAWMLLLLLLAPLFLRPPGAGGAQTPNATSEGCQIIHPPWEGGIRYRGLTRDQVKAINFLPVDYEIEYVCRGEREVVGPKVRKCLANGSWTDMDTPSRCVRICSKSYLTLENGKVFLTGGDLPALDGARVDFRCDPDFHLVGSSRSICSQGQWSTPKPHCQVNRTPHSERRAVYIGALFPMSGGWPGGQACQPAVEMALEDVNSRRDILPDYELKLIHHDSKCDPGQATKYLYELLYNDPIKIILMPGCSSVSTLVAEAARMWNLIVLSYGSSSPALSNRQRFPTFFRTHPSATLHNPTRVKLFEKWGWKKIATIQQTTEVFTSTLDDLEERVKEAGIEITFRQSFFSDPAVPVKNLKRQDARIIVGLFYETEARKVFCEVYKERLFGKKYVWFLIGWYADNWFKIYDPSINCTVDEMTEAVEGHITTEIVMLNPANTRSISNMTSQEFVEKLTKRLKRHPEETGGFQEAPLAYDAIWALALALNKTSGGGGRSGVRLEDFNYNNQTITDQIYRAMNSSSFEGVSGHVVFDASGSRMAWTLIEQLQGGSYKKIGYYDSTKDDLSWSKTDKWIGPPLAPGPGL; from the exons ATGCCGGGAGCGTGG atgttgctgctgctgctactggcGCCACTCTTCCTCCGCCCCCCGGGCGCGGGCGGGGCGCAGACCCCCAACGCCACCTCAGAAG GTTGCCAGATCATACACCCGCCCTGGGAAGGGGGCATCAGGTACCGGGGCCTGACTCGGGACCAGGTGAAGGCTATCAACTTCCTGCCAGTGGACTATGAGATTGAGTATGTGTGCCGGGGGGAGCGCGAGGTGGTGGGGCCCAAGGTCCGCAAGTGCCTGGCCAACGGCTCCTGGACAGATATGGACACACCCAGCCGCTGTG TCCGAATCTGCTCCAAGTCTTATTTGACCCTGGAAAATGGGAAGGTTTTCCTGACGGGTGGGGACCTCCCAGCTCTGGACGGAGCCCGGGTGGATTTCCGGTGTGACCCCGACTTCCATCTGGTGGGCAGCTCCCGGAGCATCTGTAGTCAGGGCCAGTGGAGCACCCCCAAGCCCCACTGCCAGG TGAATCGAACGCCACACTCAG AACGGCGCGCAGTGTACATCGGGGCACTGTTTCCCATGAGCGGGGGCTGGCCAGGGGGCCAGGCCTGCCAGCCCGCGGTGGAGATGGCGCTGGAGGACGTGAATAGCCGCAGGGACATCCTGCCGGACTATGAGCTCAAGCTCATCCACCACGACAGCAAG TGTGATCCAGGCCAAGCCACCAAGTACCTATATGAGCTGCTCTACAACGACCCTATCAAGATCATCCTTATGCCTGGCTGCAGCTCTGTCTCCACGCTGGTGGCTGAGGCTGCTAGGATGTGGAACCTCATTGTG CTTTCCTATGGCTCCAGCTCACCAGCCCTGTCAAACCGGCAGCGTTTCCCCACTTTCTTCCGAACGCACCCATCAGCCACACTCCACAACCCTACCCGCGTGAAACTCTTTGAAAAGTGGGGCTGGAAGAAGATTGCTACCATCCAGCAGACCACTGAGGTCTTCACTTCG ACTCTGGACGACCTGGAGGAACGAGTGAAGGAGGCTGGAATTGAGATTACTTTCCGCCAGAGTTTCTTCTCAGATCCAGCTGTGCCCGTCAAAAACCTGAAG CGCCAGGATGCCCGAATCATCGTGGGACTTTTCTATGAGACTGAAGCCCGGAAAGTTTTTTGTGAG GTGTACAAGGAGCGTCTCTTTGGGAAGAAGTACGTCTGGTTCCTCATTGGGTGGTATGCTGACAATTGGTTCAAGATCTACGACCCTTCTATCAACTGCACAGTGGATGAGATGACTGAGGCGGTGGAGGGCCACATCACAACTGAGATTGTCATGCTGAATCCTGCCAATACCCGCAGCATTTCCAACATG ACATCCCAGGAATTTGTGGAGAAACTAACCAAGCGACTGAAAAGACACCCTGAGGAGACAGGAGGCTTCCAGGAGGCACCGCTGGCCTATGATGCCATCTGGGCCTTGGCACTGGCCCTGAACAAGACATCTGGAGGAGGCGGCCGTTCTGGTGTGCGCCTGGAGGACTTCAACTACAACAACCAGACCATTACCGACCAAATCTACCGGGCAATGAACTCTTCGTCCTTTGAGGGTGTCTCT GGCCATGTGGTGTTTGATGCCAGCGGCTCTCGGATGGCATGGACGCTTATCGAGCAGCTTCAGG GTGGCAGCTACAAGAAGATTGGCTACTATGACAGCACCAAGGATGATCTTTCCTGGTCCAAAACAGATAAATGGATTG gCCCGCCTCTGGCTCCTGGGCCTGGGCTTTAG
- the GABBR1 gene encoding gamma-aminobutyric acid type B receptor subunit 1 isoform X6 — MPGAWMLLLLLLAPLFLRPPGAGGAQTPNATSEGCQIIHPPWEGGIRYRGLTRDQVKAINFLPVDYEIEYVCRGEREVVGPKVRKCLANGSWTDMDTPSRCVRICSKSYLTLENGKVFLTGGDLPALDGARVDFRCDPDFHLVGSSRSICSQGQWSTPKPHCQVNRTPHSERRAVYIGALFPMSGGWPGGQACQPAVEMALEDVNSRRDILPDYELKLIHHDSKCDPGQATKYLYELLYNDPIKIILMPGCSSVSTLVAEAARMWNLIVLSYGSSSPALSNRQRFPTFFRTHPSATLHNPTRVKLFEKWGWKKIATIQQTTEVFTSTLDDLEERVKEAGIEITFRQSFFSDPAVPVKNLKRQDARIIVGLFYETEARKVFCEVYKERLFGKKYVWFLIGWYADNWFKIYDPSINCTVDEMTEAVEGHITTEIVMLNPANTRSISNMTSQEFVEKLTKRLKRHPEETGGFQEAPLAYDAIWALALALNKTSGGGGRSGVRLEDFNYNNQTITDQIYRAMNSSSFEGVSGHVVFDASGSRMAWTLIEQLQGGSYKKIGYYDSTKDDLSWSKTDKWIGGSPPADQTLVIKTFRFLSQKLFISVSVLSSLGIVLAVVCLSFNIYNSHVRYIQNSQPNLNNLTAVGCSLALAAVFPLGLDGYHIGRNQFPFVCQLSLTLVPVLSF; from the exons ATGCCGGGAGCGTGG atgttgctgctgctgctactggcGCCACTCTTCCTCCGCCCCCCGGGCGCGGGCGGGGCGCAGACCCCCAACGCCACCTCAGAAG GTTGCCAGATCATACACCCGCCCTGGGAAGGGGGCATCAGGTACCGGGGCCTGACTCGGGACCAGGTGAAGGCTATCAACTTCCTGCCAGTGGACTATGAGATTGAGTATGTGTGCCGGGGGGAGCGCGAGGTGGTGGGGCCCAAGGTCCGCAAGTGCCTGGCCAACGGCTCCTGGACAGATATGGACACACCCAGCCGCTGTG TCCGAATCTGCTCCAAGTCTTATTTGACCCTGGAAAATGGGAAGGTTTTCCTGACGGGTGGGGACCTCCCAGCTCTGGACGGAGCCCGGGTGGATTTCCGGTGTGACCCCGACTTCCATCTGGTGGGCAGCTCCCGGAGCATCTGTAGTCAGGGCCAGTGGAGCACCCCCAAGCCCCACTGCCAGG TGAATCGAACGCCACACTCAG AACGGCGCGCAGTGTACATCGGGGCACTGTTTCCCATGAGCGGGGGCTGGCCAGGGGGCCAGGCCTGCCAGCCCGCGGTGGAGATGGCGCTGGAGGACGTGAATAGCCGCAGGGACATCCTGCCGGACTATGAGCTCAAGCTCATCCACCACGACAGCAAG TGTGATCCAGGCCAAGCCACCAAGTACCTATATGAGCTGCTCTACAACGACCCTATCAAGATCATCCTTATGCCTGGCTGCAGCTCTGTCTCCACGCTGGTGGCTGAGGCTGCTAGGATGTGGAACCTCATTGTG CTTTCCTATGGCTCCAGCTCACCAGCCCTGTCAAACCGGCAGCGTTTCCCCACTTTCTTCCGAACGCACCCATCAGCCACACTCCACAACCCTACCCGCGTGAAACTCTTTGAAAAGTGGGGCTGGAAGAAGATTGCTACCATCCAGCAGACCACTGAGGTCTTCACTTCG ACTCTGGACGACCTGGAGGAACGAGTGAAGGAGGCTGGAATTGAGATTACTTTCCGCCAGAGTTTCTTCTCAGATCCAGCTGTGCCCGTCAAAAACCTGAAG CGCCAGGATGCCCGAATCATCGTGGGACTTTTCTATGAGACTGAAGCCCGGAAAGTTTTTTGTGAG GTGTACAAGGAGCGTCTCTTTGGGAAGAAGTACGTCTGGTTCCTCATTGGGTGGTATGCTGACAATTGGTTCAAGATCTACGACCCTTCTATCAACTGCACAGTGGATGAGATGACTGAGGCGGTGGAGGGCCACATCACAACTGAGATTGTCATGCTGAATCCTGCCAATACCCGCAGCATTTCCAACATG ACATCCCAGGAATTTGTGGAGAAACTAACCAAGCGACTGAAAAGACACCCTGAGGAGACAGGAGGCTTCCAGGAGGCACCGCTGGCCTATGATGCCATCTGGGCCTTGGCACTGGCCCTGAACAAGACATCTGGAGGAGGCGGCCGTTCTGGTGTGCGCCTGGAGGACTTCAACTACAACAACCAGACCATTACCGACCAAATCTACCGGGCAATGAACTCTTCGTCCTTTGAGGGTGTCTCT GGCCATGTGGTGTTTGATGCCAGCGGCTCTCGGATGGCATGGACGCTTATCGAGCAGCTTCAGG GTGGCAGCTACAAGAAGATTGGCTACTATGACAGCACCAAGGATGATCTTTCCTGGTCCAAAACAGATAAATGGATTG GAGGGTCCCCCCCAGCTGACCAGACCCTGGTCATCAAGACATTCCGCTTCCTGTCACAGAAACTCTTTATCTCCGTCTCAgttctctccagcctgggcattgtCCTAGCTGTTGTCTGTCTGTCCTTTAACATCTACAACTCACATGTCCG TTATATCCAGAACTCACAGCCCAACCTGAACAACCTGACTGCTGTGGGCTGCTCACTGGCTTTAGCTGCTGTCTTCCCCCTGGGGCTCGATGGTTACCACATTGGGAGGAACCAGTTTCCTTTCGTCTGCCAG CTTTCCCTGACTCTTGTCCCTGTTCTTTCCTTCTAG
- the GABBR1 gene encoding gamma-aminobutyric acid type B receptor subunit 1 isoform X8 — MPGAWMLLLLLLAPLFLRPPGAGGAQTPNATSEGCQIIHPPWEGGIRYRGLTRDQVKAINFLPVDYEIEYVCRGEREVVGPKVRKCLANGSWTDMDTPSRCVRICSKSYLTLENGKVFLTGGDLPALDGARVDFRCDPDFHLVGSSRSICSQGQWSTPKPHCQVNRTPHSERRAVYIGALFPMSGGWPGGQACQPAVEMALEDVNSRRDILPDYELKLIHHDSKCDPGQATKYLYELLYNDPIKIILMPGCSSVSTLVAEAARMWNLIVLSYGSSSPALSNRQRFPTFFRTHPSATLHNPTRVKLFEKWGWKKIATIQQTTEVFTSTLDDLEERVKEAGIEITFRQSFFSDPAVPVKNLKRQDARIIVGLFYETEARKVFCEVYKERLFGKKYVWFLIGWYADNWFKIYDPSINCTVDEMTEAVEGHITTEIVMLNPANTRSISNMTSQEFVEKLTKRLKRHPEETGGFQEAPLAYDAIWALALALNKTSGGGGRSGVRLEDFNYNNQTITDQIYRAMNSSSFEGVSGHVVFDASGSRMAWTLIEQLQGGSYKKIGYYDSTKDDLSWSKTDKWIVISRTHSPT; from the exons ATGCCGGGAGCGTGG atgttgctgctgctgctactggcGCCACTCTTCCTCCGCCCCCCGGGCGCGGGCGGGGCGCAGACCCCCAACGCCACCTCAGAAG GTTGCCAGATCATACACCCGCCCTGGGAAGGGGGCATCAGGTACCGGGGCCTGACTCGGGACCAGGTGAAGGCTATCAACTTCCTGCCAGTGGACTATGAGATTGAGTATGTGTGCCGGGGGGAGCGCGAGGTGGTGGGGCCCAAGGTCCGCAAGTGCCTGGCCAACGGCTCCTGGACAGATATGGACACACCCAGCCGCTGTG TCCGAATCTGCTCCAAGTCTTATTTGACCCTGGAAAATGGGAAGGTTTTCCTGACGGGTGGGGACCTCCCAGCTCTGGACGGAGCCCGGGTGGATTTCCGGTGTGACCCCGACTTCCATCTGGTGGGCAGCTCCCGGAGCATCTGTAGTCAGGGCCAGTGGAGCACCCCCAAGCCCCACTGCCAGG TGAATCGAACGCCACACTCAG AACGGCGCGCAGTGTACATCGGGGCACTGTTTCCCATGAGCGGGGGCTGGCCAGGGGGCCAGGCCTGCCAGCCCGCGGTGGAGATGGCGCTGGAGGACGTGAATAGCCGCAGGGACATCCTGCCGGACTATGAGCTCAAGCTCATCCACCACGACAGCAAG TGTGATCCAGGCCAAGCCACCAAGTACCTATATGAGCTGCTCTACAACGACCCTATCAAGATCATCCTTATGCCTGGCTGCAGCTCTGTCTCCACGCTGGTGGCTGAGGCTGCTAGGATGTGGAACCTCATTGTG CTTTCCTATGGCTCCAGCTCACCAGCCCTGTCAAACCGGCAGCGTTTCCCCACTTTCTTCCGAACGCACCCATCAGCCACACTCCACAACCCTACCCGCGTGAAACTCTTTGAAAAGTGGGGCTGGAAGAAGATTGCTACCATCCAGCAGACCACTGAGGTCTTCACTTCG ACTCTGGACGACCTGGAGGAACGAGTGAAGGAGGCTGGAATTGAGATTACTTTCCGCCAGAGTTTCTTCTCAGATCCAGCTGTGCCCGTCAAAAACCTGAAG CGCCAGGATGCCCGAATCATCGTGGGACTTTTCTATGAGACTGAAGCCCGGAAAGTTTTTTGTGAG GTGTACAAGGAGCGTCTCTTTGGGAAGAAGTACGTCTGGTTCCTCATTGGGTGGTATGCTGACAATTGGTTCAAGATCTACGACCCTTCTATCAACTGCACAGTGGATGAGATGACTGAGGCGGTGGAGGGCCACATCACAACTGAGATTGTCATGCTGAATCCTGCCAATACCCGCAGCATTTCCAACATG ACATCCCAGGAATTTGTGGAGAAACTAACCAAGCGACTGAAAAGACACCCTGAGGAGACAGGAGGCTTCCAGGAGGCACCGCTGGCCTATGATGCCATCTGGGCCTTGGCACTGGCCCTGAACAAGACATCTGGAGGAGGCGGCCGTTCTGGTGTGCGCCTGGAGGACTTCAACTACAACAACCAGACCATTACCGACCAAATCTACCGGGCAATGAACTCTTCGTCCTTTGAGGGTGTCTCT GGCCATGTGGTGTTTGATGCCAGCGGCTCTCGGATGGCATGGACGCTTATCGAGCAGCTTCAGG GTGGCAGCTACAAGAAGATTGGCTACTATGACAGCACCAAGGATGATCTTTCCTGGTCCAAAACAGATAAATGGATTG TTATATCCAGAACTCACAGCCCAACCTGA